One genomic window of Bradyrhizobium sp. B124 includes the following:
- a CDS encoding XRE family transcriptional regulator, which translates to MSEDDFTTGSGAPAASERRLERALGRQIKQIRRSQDLSVADLAKTAGISVGMLSKIENGQISPSLATIASLAGAVNVPISSLFAASEERGDCSYVAARKGLIIERRGSKSGHVYELLGHALRGDIVMEPYFITLREGAQTFTGFQHAGIEFIYMLSGKVGYRHGDQVYELSPGDSLMFDSRTAHGPDQLIEVPMTYLSIIVYTRESG; encoded by the coding sequence TTGTCTGAAGATGATTTTACAACCGGGTCCGGCGCGCCGGCCGCTTCGGAACGAAGACTGGAGCGCGCTCTGGGGCGCCAGATCAAGCAGATCCGCAGGTCTCAGGATCTGTCCGTTGCCGACCTTGCGAAGACGGCCGGCATTTCGGTTGGCATGCTCTCGAAAATCGAAAACGGTCAAATCTCGCCGTCGCTGGCGACGATTGCCTCTCTTGCCGGCGCAGTCAACGTGCCGATCAGTTCGTTGTTCGCCGCGTCCGAAGAGAGGGGGGACTGTTCGTACGTGGCCGCGAGAAAAGGCCTCATCATCGAACGACGCGGCAGCAAGTCGGGGCATGTCTACGAACTGCTCGGACATGCGTTGCGCGGCGACATCGTCATGGAGCCATACTTCATCACGCTGCGAGAAGGCGCGCAGACGTTCACCGGGTTCCAGCACGCAGGTATTGAGTTCATCTACATGCTGAGCGGTAAGGTCGGATACAGGCACGGAGATCAGGTTTACGAACTCAGCCCTGGCGACTCCCTGATGTTCGACTCCCGGACTGCTCACGGACCCGACCAACTCATTGAAGTTCCTATGACATATCTGTCGATCATCGTGTATACGCGGGAATCGGGTTAG
- a CDS encoding plasmid stabilization protein: MAAVTIRNLSEEAHRALKVRAAQHNRSAEAEMRAILEAAVRPEGRLQLGTALSEMSRKIGLTNADVEALEHGRDERAAEPMRFE; the protein is encoded by the coding sequence ATGGCCGCTGTCACCATCCGCAACCTTTCCGAGGAGGCGCATCGCGCCCTGAAAGTCCGCGCGGCGCAGCACAATCGCAGCGCGGAAGCGGAAATGCGCGCCATTCTGGAGGCCGCCGTGCGTCCCGAGGGCCGGCTACAGCTCGGCACCGCCCTTTCGGAGATGAGCCGGAAGATCGGCCTCACCAATGCCGATGTCGAGGCACTTGAACATGGCCGCGACGAGCGCGCCGCTGAGCCGATGCGCTTCGAATGA
- a CDS encoding PDR/VanB family oxidoreductase — translation MTAEPNGLLQVRVADVRTEAERVRSYVLEGTEDGLPGFSPGAHIDVHLPSGLVRQYSLIGGAEAPNSYHIAVLRELNGRGGSIEFHDQIECGSVLQISQPRNNFPLAASARRHVLIAGGIGITPILSMVRALIEQGADWHLHYCIKDATSGAFLELLADPSFAPRTTLHLDGGDPSRGMPVERVAEIEKSDGVHIYCCGPSGLMKRVEGAVQNWPKEYVHFESFTAAVTTGDDKPFEVEIASTGEVIAVAANETILAALRRHGLDPPFLCTQGVCGTCVVDLLEGVADHRDSVLFETEQSTKIVTCCSRAVTARLKLGL, via the coding sequence ATGACGGCTGAACCCAATGGACTTTTGCAGGTTCGAGTTGCGGACGTGCGGACCGAGGCGGAGAGGGTTCGGTCCTATGTCCTGGAAGGCACGGAGGATGGGTTGCCGGGATTCTCGCCGGGCGCGCACATCGATGTTCATCTGCCTTCTGGATTGGTCAGACAATATTCCCTGATTGGCGGGGCTGAAGCACCCAACTCATATCACATCGCGGTGTTGCGCGAGCTCAATGGGCGCGGCGGATCCATCGAGTTTCACGACCAAATCGAATGCGGATCAGTACTTCAGATCTCGCAGCCCCGAAATAACTTTCCGCTCGCCGCGTCCGCCAGGAGACACGTGCTGATCGCCGGTGGGATCGGAATTACTCCGATCCTCTCGATGGTGCGTGCACTGATCGAGCAAGGCGCAGACTGGCACTTGCACTACTGCATCAAGGACGCAACGAGCGGAGCGTTCCTGGAACTGCTCGCCGATCCGTCTTTTGCGCCGCGCACGACCCTCCACCTCGACGGAGGAGATCCGAGCCGCGGAATGCCGGTCGAGCGCGTTGCAGAGATCGAGAAGAGCGATGGCGTGCACATTTATTGCTGTGGTCCCTCCGGGCTCATGAAGCGGGTGGAAGGCGCGGTTCAGAATTGGCCCAAGGAGTATGTTCATTTTGAGAGCTTCACCGCCGCTGTAACGACTGGCGACGACAAGCCCTTTGAGGTCGAGATCGCCAGCACGGGCGAGGTCATTGCCGTGGCGGCGAATGAGACGATTCTCGCTGCGTTGCGCCGGCACGGTCTGGATCCGCCGTTCCTGTGTACGCAGGGCGTGTGCGGCACCTGTGTCGTGGATCTGCTGGAGGGCGTTGCCGATCACCGCGACTCGGTCCTGTTCGAAACCGAGCAATCAACAAAAATCGTCACGTGCTGCTCTCGGGCGGTCACGGCACGGCTAAAGCTCGGACTGTAG
- a CDS encoding type II toxin-antitoxin system VapC family toxin, whose translation MILLDTNVVSEAMKPEPHPSLRDWLDAQAAETLFLSSVTIAELLFGIGALPRGKRKDRLAATLDGVLDLFAARILPFDTAAARRYADLAVKARAAGRAFPTPDGYIAAIAAAHGFAVASRDTSAFNAAGLTMIDPWTVAS comes from the coding sequence ATGATCCTACTCGATACCAATGTGGTCTCCGAGGCGATGAAGCCCGAACCGCATCCATCGCTCCGTGACTGGCTCGACGCCCAGGCGGCCGAGACGCTGTTTCTCTCCAGCGTCACCATCGCCGAACTGTTGTTCGGCATCGGCGCGCTGCCGCGCGGCAAGCGCAAGGACAGGCTGGCAGCTACGCTCGACGGCGTGCTGGACCTGTTCGCGGCCCGCATTCTGCCCTTCGATACCGCCGCGGCGCGGCGCTATGCTGATCTCGCCGTCAAGGCGCGCGCGGCCGGAAGAGCTTTCCCCACGCCCGATGGCTATATCGCCGCGATCGCCGCGGCGCACGGGTTTGCCGTGGCATCGCGCGACACGAGTGCCTTCAATGCCGCCGGTCTGACGATGATCGATCCTTGGACCGTGGCCAGCTGA
- a CDS encoding L-serine ammonia-lyase, whose product MISVFDIFKIGIGPSSSHTVGPMRAAHDFVQSLSRSPCLGSVRRLQVRLLGSLAWTGRGHGTDKAVVLGLLGQLPSSVDPAQIDRMLAEVRNSKSIPICEGHRASFDPDLDIVFDVALEAKHHPNTLLFCALDSDGEQVVGEAWCSIGGGFVCREDEIAQASSSQPSGPTAPFDFRSGEELLRFGRERELSIAETVMANECLIRSREEIEDYLDLITAAMMGCIDRGLSMEGELPGGLKVKRRAKSIFDQLEASARSNMRSPHEVMDWVSLYAIAVNEENAAGGRVVTAPTNGAAGVVPATLRYYRDHCPGSSADGMRTFLLTAAAIGALFKMNASISGAEVGCQGEVGVACSMAAAGLAAVLGGDNAQIENAAEIGMEHHLGMTCDPVGGLVQVPCIERNAFGAVSAVNAASLALRGDGKHIVSLDVVIRTMRDTGRDMQSKYKETSLGGLAVNLPEC is encoded by the coding sequence TTGATCAGCGTCTTTGACATCTTCAAGATCGGAATCGGTCCATCGTCGTCCCACACGGTCGGTCCGATGAGGGCTGCGCACGACTTCGTGCAGTCGCTCTCGCGCAGCCCATGCCTCGGCAGCGTTCGAAGATTGCAGGTCCGTCTCCTCGGGTCTCTAGCCTGGACCGGGAGAGGGCATGGAACGGACAAGGCCGTCGTGCTGGGACTGCTGGGTCAGCTGCCGAGTTCGGTCGATCCCGCACAGATCGATCGCATGCTTGCCGAAGTACGCAACAGCAAGTCGATCCCGATTTGCGAGGGGCACCGGGCGTCGTTCGATCCGGATCTCGATATCGTCTTTGACGTCGCTCTCGAGGCCAAACATCACCCCAACACCCTGCTGTTCTGCGCGCTCGACAGCGATGGCGAACAGGTCGTTGGGGAGGCCTGGTGTTCGATCGGCGGTGGGTTTGTCTGCAGGGAAGACGAGATCGCGCAAGCCTCGTCATCTCAGCCATCCGGACCCACCGCGCCATTCGACTTCAGAAGTGGCGAGGAACTGCTCAGATTCGGCCGCGAACGCGAGCTCAGCATTGCCGAGACGGTGATGGCGAACGAATGCCTTATTCGCTCCCGAGAGGAGATCGAGGATTATCTCGATCTGATCACCGCCGCGATGATGGGCTGTATCGACCGGGGATTGAGCATGGAAGGAGAGCTTCCAGGCGGGCTGAAGGTCAAGCGCCGGGCGAAATCGATCTTCGATCAGCTTGAGGCGTCAGCCAGATCGAACATGCGCAGTCCGCATGAAGTCATGGATTGGGTCAGCCTGTACGCGATCGCCGTCAACGAAGAGAACGCGGCCGGCGGACGCGTCGTCACTGCTCCGACCAACGGCGCGGCGGGAGTGGTACCTGCGACGCTCCGCTACTATCGCGACCACTGCCCGGGAAGTTCGGCGGACGGCATGCGGACGTTTCTGCTCACCGCGGCTGCGATTGGTGCTCTCTTCAAGATGAACGCCTCGATTTCGGGCGCGGAGGTCGGTTGCCAGGGGGAGGTCGGTGTTGCGTGTTCGATGGCCGCGGCTGGTCTCGCCGCGGTGCTCGGAGGAGACAACGCGCAAATCGAAAATGCGGCCGAGATCGGTATGGAACACCATCTAGGCATGACCTGCGATCCGGTGGGGGGATTGGTTCAGGTCCCCTGCATCGAACGCAATGCCTTCGGAGCGGTCAGTGCAGTCAACGCCGCATCCTTGGCTCTGAGAGGAGACGGAAAGCATATCGTGTCGCTCGACGTCGTGATCCGGACCATGCGCGATACAGGGCGCGATATGCAGTCAAAATACAAAGAGACGTCATTGGGCGGATTGGCGGTCAATCTTCCCGAGTGCTGA
- a CDS encoding M20 family metallopeptidase: protein MALCSVALARKLIQFRSQNPPGEEKACIEFLVDMLSRAGLEVETHDFVPGRPSIVARSRGDAGLAPLVFTGHVDVVPLGDKPWTVPPFEAEIREGKLFGRGASDMKGGVAAFVAATLAETEGKLPLKRGITLVITAGEETGCEGAFHLAKSGVLGSAELLIVAEPTSNLPIIAHKGSLRVRITAKGKTAHSSMPELGENAIYKIAEWIRRIETHKLPIEPHPLLGRVTNSVTTAFGGENINSVPDAAGFTVDFRTIPAYEHATLVADIVRLCGDEATIEVITDFKGFATDPDDPSIQPLMQILESRLQTVPQPAGAPYFTDASALVPGFNNVATVVIGPGEAAQCHQTDEFCYVQKIEDAFEIYSSLIRRLCK from the coding sequence ATGGCACTGTGTAGCGTCGCGCTCGCGAGGAAGCTGATCCAGTTCCGCTCGCAGAATCCGCCGGGTGAGGAAAAGGCTTGCATCGAGTTCCTGGTGGATATGCTGTCGCGCGCGGGTCTTGAGGTCGAGACTCACGACTTCGTCCCGGGGCGGCCGTCGATCGTCGCGCGATCACGCGGCGATGCCGGCCTCGCCCCGTTGGTGTTTACGGGACACGTCGACGTCGTTCCGCTCGGAGACAAGCCGTGGACAGTGCCGCCTTTCGAGGCAGAAATTCGCGAAGGCAAGCTCTTTGGACGCGGAGCGAGCGACATGAAGGGGGGTGTTGCGGCGTTCGTCGCCGCGACACTTGCCGAGACCGAAGGCAAATTGCCGCTCAAGCGTGGCATTACCCTGGTGATCACAGCCGGTGAGGAGACCGGCTGCGAGGGGGCATTCCACCTCGCGAAAAGCGGCGTCCTGGGGTCCGCGGAGCTCTTGATCGTCGCCGAACCGACGTCGAATTTGCCGATCATCGCCCACAAGGGTTCGCTGCGCGTGCGGATCACCGCCAAGGGCAAGACCGCTCATTCCTCGATGCCGGAACTGGGTGAGAACGCGATATACAAGATCGCTGAATGGATACGCCGCATCGAGACCCACAAACTTCCGATCGAACCGCACCCGCTGCTGGGCCGTGTCACGAATTCGGTGACCACTGCGTTCGGCGGCGAAAACATCAATTCCGTTCCCGACGCGGCCGGCTTCACGGTGGATTTTCGCACCATTCCCGCTTACGAGCACGCGACGCTGGTGGCTGACATTGTGCGCCTGTGCGGAGACGAGGCGACGATCGAGGTCATCACGGACTTCAAGGGGTTTGCAACCGATCCAGACGATCCCTCCATTCAGCCGCTGATGCAGATTCTCGAATCCCGATTGCAGACGGTGCCACAGCCCGCCGGTGCTCCCTATTTCACCGATGCCTCCGCGCTCGTGCCCGGCTTCAACAACGTCGCGACGGTTGTGATAGGGCCGGGCGAAGCCGCGCAATGTCATCAGACGGACGAGTTCTGCTACGTCCAGAAAATAGAGGATGCGTTCGAGATATACTCGTCATTGATCCGCCGATTGTGCAAGTGA
- a CDS encoding glutamine amidotransferase family protein: MCGIVGLFLKDKKLEPDLGALLSGMLGTMCVRGPDSAGFAVYSTGPQTGIKITFSHVNPQSAQSAIKDIEAHLEYDLRPVRRFNHTTITVRTSDEGFARSTLRSAAGLSVVSAGRRMEVFKDVGWPSDVANSFGLPRMTGSHGIGHTRMATESAVTTRGAHPFSTGVDECLVHNGSLSNHAGLRRRLEHEGLKFETDNDSEVAAGYLTWRMSKGETLGQALKAGLSDLDGFYTFVVGTESGFGVIRDPIACKPAILAETDQYVAFGSEYRALAALPGIANAKLWEPEPATVYFWEHAA; this comes from the coding sequence ATGTGCGGCATCGTCGGCTTGTTCTTAAAGGATAAGAAGCTCGAGCCGGATCTCGGAGCGCTATTGTCTGGAATGCTTGGGACCATGTGCGTCCGCGGGCCCGACAGCGCCGGATTTGCCGTCTACTCCACCGGCCCGCAGACCGGCATCAAGATCACCTTCAGCCACGTCAATCCGCAGAGCGCTCAATCCGCCATCAAGGACATCGAGGCGCATCTCGAATATGACCTGCGGCCGGTCCGCCGCTTCAATCACACCACCATCACGGTACGGACATCAGACGAGGGCTTCGCGCGCTCCACCCTGAGGAGCGCGGCCGGCCTGAGTGTCGTCAGCGCCGGCCGCAGGATGGAGGTGTTCAAGGACGTCGGCTGGCCTTCGGACGTTGCGAACTCCTTTGGTCTTCCCCGTATGACCGGCTCGCACGGCATCGGTCACACCCGCATGGCGACCGAGTCTGCGGTCACCACCCGAGGGGCTCACCCGTTCTCGACCGGGGTCGACGAATGTCTCGTGCACAACGGCTCACTGTCGAACCACGCGGGCCTTCGTCGCAGGCTTGAGCATGAAGGGCTGAAATTCGAAACGGATAATGATTCCGAGGTTGCCGCGGGTTACCTGACTTGGCGGATGAGCAAGGGAGAAACGTTGGGCCAAGCATTGAAGGCGGGTCTGTCAGATCTCGACGGCTTCTACACGTTTGTCGTCGGAACCGAATCCGGCTTCGGTGTCATCCGCGATCCAATTGCTTGCAAGCCGGCGATCCTGGCCGAGACCGACCAATACGTGGCTTTCGGATCGGAGTATCGCGCCTTGGCGGCGTTGCCCGGCATTGCGAACGCGAAGTTGTGGGAGCCCGAGCCCGCCACAGTTTACTTCTGGGAGCATGCGGCGTGA
- a CDS encoding amino acid ABC transporter ATP-binding protein, translating into MAQSKAQSSMSNAEQFPWAIEFDKVCKSFGTHRVLVDLDLKVRPGEKVTLIGPSGSGKTTVLRLAMTLGKPTSGDIRILGESILFDKHGKALSSAQEARIRRRCGMVFQQFNLFPHLTVLQNLILAPTTVLGHSKEQAEQSALEYLQKVGLADKVRSYPAQLSGGQQQRIAIARALILKPEILLLDEITSALDPELAGEVLDVVRGVAHESNVSILIVTHEMRFAREVSDRIIVFDRGRIIEQGPPNKIFSNPESDRTRAFLHSVLDH; encoded by the coding sequence ATGGCTCAATCGAAGGCTCAATCATCAATGAGTAACGCGGAACAGTTCCCGTGGGCCATCGAGTTCGACAAGGTTTGCAAATCATTTGGGACTCACCGGGTGCTGGTGGATCTCGATTTGAAAGTGCGGCCAGGCGAGAAAGTCACACTGATTGGTCCGAGTGGATCAGGCAAGACCACTGTGCTTCGCCTCGCCATGACGCTCGGAAAGCCAACGAGCGGCGACATCAGGATTCTTGGAGAAAGCATACTCTTTGATAAGCATGGCAAAGCACTCTCAAGCGCCCAGGAAGCGCGTATCCGGCGTCGATGCGGGATGGTTTTCCAGCAGTTCAATCTTTTCCCACATCTGACTGTATTGCAGAATCTCATTCTGGCCCCAACGACCGTCCTCGGCCACTCCAAAGAACAGGCAGAGCAGAGTGCGCTCGAATATCTTCAGAAGGTGGGGTTGGCAGACAAGGTACGATCTTATCCCGCCCAACTTTCCGGAGGTCAGCAGCAACGCATCGCGATTGCACGAGCGCTGATCTTGAAACCCGAGATACTTCTTCTGGATGAAATTACCTCAGCGCTGGACCCGGAATTGGCCGGAGAAGTTCTCGACGTCGTGCGCGGCGTCGCCCATGAATCGAATGTTTCGATCCTCATCGTCACGCATGAGATGCGCTTCGCCCGCGAGGTCTCCGATCGCATTATAGTCTTCGATCGCGGTCGTATCATAGAGCAGGGGCCGCCCAACAAGATCTTCAGCAATCCCGAGTCCGACCGCACGCGCGCGTTCCTGCATTCCGTGCTGGATCACTGA
- a CDS encoding transporter substrate-binding domain-containing protein — protein sequence MCEIQNRLLLAAGLALTFVWSPAFAETDNALLASIRKAGDVKVAMASQPPYMLISPNGEAQGTVLEVENMILKELGLPMIKPQLTAWSAMIPALQGRQVDFVADLAPTEERCKAVLFTAPIYVYRVALYVRSGNPKRLTGIAHLAQSPDIKVAMIDGSAQGAYALKNGVKPEQVVRVPDVQAGVATVLNGRADAYVESTTAVNHPEKMGLDLVVDEQAPVSGASAAFRKEDVSFRDAFDEKRMAMVKSGVIQKLYDKYGLSGGDAQAQMLAKVSKASDLVPSCQ from the coding sequence ATGTGTGAGATACAGAACCGTTTGCTGCTCGCCGCCGGGCTCGCGCTCACTTTCGTTTGGAGTCCCGCCTTCGCTGAAACCGATAACGCGCTGCTGGCGTCGATCCGCAAGGCTGGCGACGTCAAGGTCGCAATGGCCTCACAGCCCCCCTACATGTTGATTTCACCGAACGGCGAGGCGCAGGGCACCGTTTTGGAAGTCGAGAACATGATTCTCAAGGAGCTGGGCTTGCCGATGATCAAGCCTCAGCTCACCGCGTGGAGCGCCATGATTCCCGCGCTTCAGGGCCGTCAGGTGGACTTCGTTGCCGATCTTGCGCCAACCGAAGAACGCTGCAAAGCGGTCTTGTTCACCGCGCCCATCTATGTCTATCGCGTCGCGCTGTATGTGCGATCAGGCAACCCAAAGCGCCTGACCGGCATCGCTCATCTTGCTCAAAGTCCCGACATCAAGGTCGCGATGATCGATGGTTCAGCTCAAGGAGCCTACGCGCTCAAAAACGGTGTGAAGCCAGAGCAGGTCGTGCGTGTGCCTGACGTCCAGGCTGGCGTTGCAACAGTCCTCAATGGACGGGCGGACGCGTACGTAGAAAGCACGACCGCGGTCAATCACCCGGAGAAAATGGGCCTCGACCTGGTCGTGGACGAACAGGCGCCCGTATCCGGGGCTTCGGCAGCCTTCCGCAAGGAAGACGTAAGCTTCCGCGATGCGTTCGATGAGAAAAGGATGGCAATGGTCAAGAGCGGCGTCATTCAAAAGCTCTACGACAAGTACGGACTGTCAGGCGGCGATGCACAAGCTCAGATGCTCGCCAAGGTGAGTAAAGCCAGCGATCTCGTTCCAAGCTGCCAGTAG
- a CDS encoding amino acid ABC transporter permease, with protein sequence MSEVLEYWPAFLQGLWVTTWIALITILGGAVGAVLLGALRLSKTAAIRAAAMLFTELIRGPSAIVLLFWVFYALPLIPGMPRFGPQTAAILVLTLDGAVYGAEIVRAGIETVHRGQFDACHALGLSKFNSFTRVVFPQALSQIVPAFGSLARDMVKWTAIVSFVGVQDILYVANYVRGQTFKTAIVFALLAATYWILCLICATAFRLLERALPLNRALRAAQAPARVVPDLDALEGAAS encoded by the coding sequence ATGAGTGAGGTTTTGGAGTACTGGCCTGCATTCCTGCAGGGATTATGGGTGACCACGTGGATCGCGCTGATCACGATCCTGGGCGGCGCAGTCGGCGCTGTTCTCCTGGGTGCGTTGAGGCTGTCCAAAACGGCCGCGATCCGAGCAGCCGCGATGCTCTTTACAGAGCTCATTCGCGGACCTTCGGCGATCGTGCTGTTGTTTTGGGTCTTCTACGCGCTTCCGCTCATTCCAGGGATGCCGCGCTTTGGACCCCAAACAGCTGCGATACTGGTGTTGACGCTCGACGGAGCTGTGTACGGTGCCGAAATCGTACGCGCCGGCATCGAGACTGTGCATCGCGGGCAGTTCGATGCATGCCATGCGCTGGGCCTAAGCAAATTCAACAGTTTCACCAGGGTCGTCTTTCCGCAGGCCCTCTCGCAGATCGTGCCGGCGTTCGGTAGCCTGGCAAGGGACATGGTCAAATGGACTGCAATCGTCAGCTTTGTCGGCGTGCAAGATATCCTCTATGTGGCGAACTACGTCCGAGGCCAGACCTTCAAGACGGCAATCGTGTTTGCTTTGCTTGCCGCAACCTATTGGATCCTGTGCCTTATATGCGCTACCGCGTTTCGCTTGCTTGAGCGGGCGCTGCCGCTGAACCGCGCGTTGCGAGCCGCGCAAGCCCCAGCGCGAGTTGTGCCCGACCTGGACGCCCTCGAAGGAGCAGCCTCGTGA
- the glyA gene encoding serine hydroxymethyltransferase codes for MNAIVNRKFFSSPLSDTDPEVASIVRGELARQQHEIELIASENIVSRAVLEAQGSVLTNKYAEGYPGKRYYAGCARVDEAEQLAIDRAKKLFGCAHANVQPNSGSQANQGVFFAFMKPGDTFMGLNLAAGGHLTHGSPVNMSGKWFNVVPYSVKRDDQTIDMDEVEALANQHRPKLIVAGGSAYSRFWDFERFRSIADSVGAYLMVDMAHFAGLVAGGVHPSPFPHAHVVTTTTHKTLRGPRGGMILTNDDELAKKINSSIFPGIQGGPLMHVIVAKAVAFGEALRPEFKEYSQSVVSNAKTLAETLASRGFAIVSGRTDNHLLLVDLRTKRLTGKAAEAALVGANIICNKNGVPFDTEKPFITSGIRLGSQAATTRGFGRFEFEAIGEMIADLLEAFTKGDELAFEKAQSSVKQRVRSLTAAFPIYDNGHL; via the coding sequence ATGAATGCGATTGTTAACCGGAAGTTCTTTTCAAGTCCTCTCAGCGATACCGATCCTGAGGTTGCGTCGATCGTGCGCGGCGAGCTTGCCCGGCAGCAGCACGAAATTGAGCTGATCGCCTCTGAAAACATCGTCTCCCGCGCGGTGCTCGAAGCCCAGGGATCGGTGCTGACCAATAAGTACGCCGAAGGATATCCCGGGAAGCGATACTATGCCGGTTGCGCGCGCGTCGATGAAGCAGAGCAACTGGCGATCGATCGAGCAAAGAAACTGTTCGGCTGTGCTCACGCCAACGTGCAGCCCAACTCCGGCTCTCAGGCCAATCAGGGGGTCTTCTTCGCATTCATGAAGCCAGGCGACACATTCATGGGTCTGAATTTGGCCGCCGGCGGTCATCTGACGCACGGCTCCCCGGTCAACATGTCGGGAAAGTGGTTCAACGTCGTGCCATATTCCGTGAAAAGAGACGATCAAACAATCGACATGGACGAGGTCGAGGCCTTGGCCAACCAGCATCGTCCGAAGCTCATCGTTGCGGGCGGATCAGCCTATTCCAGGTTCTGGGATTTCGAACGGTTTCGCTCCATCGCTGACAGCGTCGGCGCTTATTTGATGGTGGATATGGCGCATTTTGCTGGATTGGTTGCAGGCGGTGTCCATCCTTCACCATTCCCGCACGCGCACGTGGTGACCACGACCACGCACAAGACTCTCCGGGGACCGCGCGGAGGCATGATCCTGACCAATGACGACGAGCTTGCCAAGAAGATCAACTCATCGATCTTCCCCGGGATCCAGGGTGGTCCCCTGATGCATGTCATCGTCGCAAAAGCGGTGGCGTTCGGGGAAGCGCTTCGACCGGAATTTAAGGAATATTCCCAATCGGTGGTCAGCAATGCGAAGACACTGGCCGAAACGCTTGCTTCCAGAGGGTTTGCGATCGTCTCCGGCCGAACCGACAATCATCTCTTGCTCGTCGACCTCCGCACCAAACGTCTAACCGGCAAAGCAGCTGAAGCAGCTCTCGTCGGCGCAAACATCATCTGCAACAAGAACGGCGTTCCCTTTGACACCGAGAAACCGTTCATTACGTCCGGAATCCGCTTGGGATCCCAGGCAGCGACAACCCGCGGCTTCGGACGGTTCGAATTCGAGGCGATCGGGGAAATGATTGCGGATCTGTTGGAGGCCTTCACGAAAGGAGATGAGCTCGCGTTTGAGAAGGCTCAATCCAGCGTCAAGCAACGGGTGCGCTCGCTGACCGCAGCATTTCCCATCTACGACAACGGACACCTCTAG
- a CDS encoding ABC transporter permease subunit (The N-terminal region of this protein, as described by TIGR01726, is a three transmembrane segment that identifies a subfamily of ABC transporter permease subunits, which specificities that include histidine, arginine, glutamine, glutamate, L-cystine (sic), the opines (in Agrobacterium) octopine and nopaline, etc.), with translation MTWDWHYVQQILPNLMIGIWYTILVTIASSAIALIGGLLLAILESVSTTLGRTFVRFWLEFFRGVPVLVLLYFSFYVLPEVGITMPALPIGIGVLGIVYAAFCSEVYRGSLITIPSELRDACVALNLSRFAMWQRVLIPLMVRRSIPALLNYVLSLFRLTAWLFAIGVPVLMFQADVVAEQSYRYLEPYTLTGLIYVAMNLPFLYILYRFKVRHA, from the coding sequence GTGACATGGGATTGGCACTACGTACAGCAGATCCTGCCGAACCTCATGATCGGCATCTGGTATACCATTCTGGTGACCATCGCGAGTTCGGCGATTGCACTGATCGGCGGTCTGTTGCTCGCAATTCTGGAGAGTGTGAGTACCACGCTCGGCAGGACATTCGTGCGCTTCTGGCTGGAGTTCTTCCGAGGCGTGCCAGTCCTGGTTCTGCTCTATTTCAGTTTCTATGTCCTGCCGGAAGTCGGGATCACGATGCCGGCGCTGCCCATCGGCATCGGCGTGTTAGGGATCGTCTACGCTGCGTTCTGCTCCGAGGTGTATCGAGGCAGCTTGATCACGATCCCGAGCGAACTGCGCGATGCGTGCGTGGCGCTGAATTTGAGCCGCTTTGCCATGTGGCAGCGCGTCCTGATCCCGTTGATGGTGCGGCGGTCAATTCCCGCTCTGCTCAATTACGTGCTCAGCCTGTTCCGGCTCACAGCCTGGCTGTTCGCAATAGGTGTTCCTGTCCTCATGTTTCAAGCTGATGTCGTGGCAGAACAAAGCTACCGATACCTTGAGCCCTACACCCTGACGGGACTCATCTATGTGGCCATGAATTTGCCGTTCCTCTACATCCTCTACCGATTCAAGGTCCGCCATGCATAA